In a genomic window of Gossypium arboreum isolate Shixiya-1 chromosome 9, ASM2569848v2, whole genome shotgun sequence:
- the LOC108456580 gene encoding pentatricopeptide repeat-containing protein At3g09650, chloroplastic has translation MSMNIASPSPCSSSSSFPSALRWLSPLPLPPSPSTSTTSSKPARPFSLRAQPTATDLSLPSDKKTNDDQTLLSLLRQKKTEQAWTLYSQSPHLPTPTCLSRLVAQLSYQATPQSLARARTIITRLRNERQLHRLDANSLGLLASASAKSGHTLYASSLIKSMLRSGYLPHVKAWSAVVSRLSTESPSESISLFDSVTRRVRRFADPSIVADSKPDTAAYNAVLNACANLGDKSKFLKLFDEMHEWGCEPDVLTYNVMIKLCARADRKDLLVFVLERIIERGIRFCMTTLHSLVAAYVGFDDLETAEKIVQAMREGRNDLCKILRDANLEDLKQAKEDDDYDDYDLEDEKEEDMEDLSKKKIDDVVFEKLLPNLIEPSSEPLLLPKVYAPNSRIYTTLMKGYMKAGRVTDTVRTLEAMRHQDDKASHPDHVTYTTVVSAFVKAGLMDRAREVLAEMTRIRVPANRITYNILLKGYCQQLQIDKAKELLREMADDAGIKPDVVSYNILIDGCILIDDSAGALVFFNKMREQGITPTKISYTTLMKAFALSGQPKLANKVFDEMLRDPRVKVDLVAWNMLVEGYCRLGLVEEAKKVIQRMKENGFYPNVATYGSLVNGIAVARKPGEALLLWKEIKERCEMKEEGENSYSDSPPPLKPDEGLLDSLADICLRAAFFKKALEIVACMEENGIPPNKTKYKKIYVEMHSRMFTSKHASQARQDRRIEKKRAAEAFKFWLGLPNSYYGSEWEYEPPQR, from the coding sequence ATGTCTATGAATATTGCTTCTCCTTCCCCTTGTTCTTCTTCCTCCTCATTTCCCTCCGCTCTCCGCTGGCTCTCTCCCCTTCCTCTGCCGCCCTCACCCTCCACCTCCACTACTTCCTCTAAGCCCGCGCGTCCCTTTTCTTTGCGAGCTCAACCCACCGCTACCGATTTATCTCTCCCCAGTGATAAAAAGACCAACGATGATCAGACACTTCTTTCACTCCTCCGCCAAAAGAAAACCGAACAAGCTTGGACCCTTTACTCTCAATCCCCTCACCTCCCCACTCCTACTTGCTTAAGCCGCTTAGTTGCTCAACTCTCTTACCAAGCCACTCCTCAATCTCTCGCACGCGCTCGTACTATCATCACCCGCCTCCGCAATGAACGCCAGCTGCATCGTCTCGACGCCAACTCCCTCGGCCTCCTCGCATCGGCCTCCGCGAAATCCGGCCATACCCTTTATGCCTCTTCGCTCATTAAGTCCATGCTTCGCTCTGGTTACCTACCGCACGTCAAAGCATGGAGCGCTGTCGTTTCGCGGCTCTCTACCGAGTCACCCTCTGAGTCGATAAGCCTTTTTGACTCCGTGACTCGCCGCGTCAGGCGTTTCGCGGACCCTTCAATTGTTGCTGATTCCAAACCTGACACGGCTGCCTATAATGCTGTGCTTAACGCTTGTGCTAATTTGGGGGACAAAAGTAAGTTTTTGAAACTGTTCGATGAAATGCATGAATGGGGTTGCGAACCTGATGTTTTAActtataatgtcatgataaagTTGTGTGCTAGAGCTGATAGGAAAGATTTGCTTGTGTTTGTGCTGGAGAGGATTATTGAGAGAGGAATACGTTTTTGTATGACTACTCTGCATTCCCTCGTTGCTGCTTATGTTGGATTTGATGATCTTGAAACGGCTGAGAAAATTGTTCAAGCTATGAGGGAAGGAAGGAATGATCTTTGTAAGATTCTCCGAGATGCGAATTTGGAAGATTTAAAACAAGCCAAGGAAGATGATGACTATGACGACTACGACCTGGAGGATGAAAAGGAGGAAGATATGGAAGATTTGAGTAAAAAAAAGATAGATGATGTAGTATTTGAGAAGTTGCTTCCTAATTTGATTGAGCCGAGCAGCGAACCGCTTTTATTGCCTAAAGTGTATGCACCGAATTCTAGGATTTATACGACACTAATGAAAGGTTATATGAAGGCAGGTAGAGTTACTGACACGGTGAGAACTTTAGAGGCGATGAGGCATCAAGATGATAAGGCTAGTCATCCTGACCATGTTACATACACAACAGTTGTTTCTGCATTTGTGAAGGCCGGATTGATGGATAGAGCGCGAGAAGTGCTAGCTGAAATGACAAGAATTCGTGTGCCTGCGAATCGGATTACTTACAATATTCTTCTCAAGGGTTACTGCCAGCAGTTGCAAATAGACAAGGCAAAGGAGCTGCTAAGGGAGATGGCTGATGATGCAGGGATTAAGCCTGATGTGGTTTCATATAATATATTGATTGATGGGTGCATATTGATCGACGACAGTGCTGGAGCACTTGTGTTCTTCAATAAGATGCGAGAGCAAGGAATCACTCCCACGAAGATCAGTTACACTACATTGATGAAAGCTTTTGCTTTGTCGGGTCAACCAAAGTTAGCTAACAAGGTTTTCGATGAGATGCTTAGAGATCCACGGGTAAAAGTCGATTTGGTTGCTTGGAATATGTTGGTGGAGGGATATTGTAGATTGGGACTGGTTGAAGAAGCAAAGAAAGTCATCCAGAGAATGAAGGAAAACGGGTTTTACCCTAACGTTGCTACTTATGGTAGTCTAGTAAATGGGATTGCAGTGGCTAGAAAACCAGGGGAAGCACTGTTGCTTTGGAAAGAGATAAAGGAAAGGTGTGAGATGAAGGAGGAAGGCGAGAACTCATACTCTGATTCCCCTCCACCATTGAAACCAGATGAAGGTCTGTTAGATAGTTTGGCAGATATATGTCTGAGGGCTGCTTTCTTCAAGAAGGCATTAGAGATAGTGGCTTGCATGGAAGAGAATGGCATACCACCAAATAAGACAAAGTACAAGAAAATCTATGTAGAGATGCATTCAAGGATGTTTACTAGCAAACATGCTTCACAAGCGAGGCAGGATAGGAGGATTGAAAAGAAGAGAGCGGCTGAGGCATTCAAGTTCTGGTTGGGTTTGCCCAATTCTTATTACGGGAGTGAGTGGGAATATGAACCTCCTCAAAGATGA
- the LOC108456579 gene encoding probable LRR receptor-like serine/threonine-protein kinase At1g67720 isoform X1 — MEMEKRLLFSLLLFSLLLLLDSSSAQMQGFVSLNCGGDGNFTDELGLSWSSDYFLNYGETASISVSNETRQQYMSLRHFPADSKKYCYKLNVVSRTRYLVRATFLYGNFDNNNVYPKFDISLGATHWSTIVISDANTIEKAELIFLATSPTISVCLSNATTGQPFISTLELRQFNGSIYYTPFEENFYLGVSARINFGADSEAPVRYPDDPFDRIWESDSLKRANYLVDVAAGTVKVSTNKSIYISSTEMPPEKVMQTAVVGTNGSLTYRLNLDGFPGFGWAFTYFAEIEDLAPDESRKFRLVLPGQPDLSKAVVNIQENAQGKYRVYEPGYPNISLPFVLSFRFGKTSDSSKGPLLNAIEINRYLEKNDGSVDGMVIANVVALYPSADWAQEGGDPCLPVPWSWVQCNSDRQPKIVSILLSSKNLTGNIPSDFTKLSGLVELWLDGNSLTGPIPDFTGCVDLRIIHLENNHLTGELPSSLMNLPNLRELYVQNNMLTGRVPSGLLSKNLALNYAGNINLHEGGGRAKHLSTIIVGSSVGAAFLLISTILSCIILRKGKKKHEQEQFHHPLPIQGQRIASSLSNAPTEAANCFTLPEIEDATNNFEKKIGSGGFGVVYYGKMKDGKEIAVKVLTSNSFQGKREFTNEVSLLSRIHHRNLVQFLGYCQEDGRSMLVYEFMHNGTLKEHLYGPLTRERGISWIKRLEIAEDAAKGIEYLHTGCIPAIIHRDLKTSNILLDKHMRAKVSDFGLSKLAVDGASHVSSIVRGTVGYLDPEYYISQQLTDKSDVYSFGVILLELMSGQEAISNESFGVNCRNIVQWAKLHIESGDIQGIIDPYLRNDYDIQSMWKIAEKALNCVQPHGHMRPSISEVLKEIQDAILIEKESMMVREGNSDEMSRNSANSSYNPGSLDMIGTDNYLSLDESIARPVAR; from the exons ATGGAGATGGAGAAAAGGCTTCTCTTTTCACTTCTTTTATTCTCCCTGCTTCTTCTTTTGGATTCCTCTTCAGCTCAGATGCAAg GTTTTGTGAGTTTGAATTGCGGGGGTGATGGAAATTTCACTGATGAACTTGGCCTCTCGTGGTCTTCCGACTATTTTCTTAATTATGGAGAAACAGCTAGCATATCTGTTTCGAATGAGACAAGACAGCAGTATATGTCACTCAGGCATTTCCCTGCTGATTCAAAGAAGTACTGCTACAAGCTTAACGTTGTAAGCAGGACTAGGTATCTTGTAAGGGCAACTTTCTTGTATGGTAATTTTGACAACAACAATGTTTATCCAAAATTTGACATTTCCCTTGGGGCTACTCACTGGTCTACAATTGTTATATCGGATGCAAATACTATAGAGAAGGCAGAACTTATATTCCTGGCTACCAGTCCTACTATTAGTGTCTGTTTATCCAATGCTACAACTGGACAGCCATTCATATCTACATTAGAGCTTCGACAGTTCAATGGTTCAATCTACTACACGCCATTTGAAGAGAACTTTTACCTTGGTGTCTCTGCTAGAATCAACTTTGGTGCAGACAGTGAAGCTCCTGTTAG GTATCCTGATGATCCTTTTGATAGAATATGGGAATCAGATTCTTTGAAGAGAGCAAACTACCTTGTTGATGTTGCTGCTGGCACCGTTAAAGTCTCTACGAATAAGTCAATTTACATTAGCAGTACTGAAATGCCTCCTGAAAAAGTGATGCAGACTGCTGTAGTTGGTACAAATGGATCATTAACTTACCGCTTGAACTTAGATGGTTTTCCCGGTTTTGGCTGGGCGTTCACGTACTTTGCTGAAATTGAAGACTTGGCTCCAGATGAGTCCAGAAAATTTAGGCTGGTGCTACCAGGCCAACCTGATTTGAGCAAAGCTGTTGTTAATATCCAAGAAAATGCCCAAGGAAAATACCGTGTCTATGAACCAGGATATCCTAACATATCCCTTCCCTTTGTATTATCATTTAGATTTGGGAAGACATCTGATTCTTCCAAGGGGCCACTGTTGAATGCTATTGAGATAAACCGGTATCTGGAGAAAAATGATGGTTCTGTTGATG GAATGGTGATTGCTAATGTGGTCGCACTCTACCCATCAGCTGATTGGGCACAGGAAGGTGGTGACCCTTGCTTGCCTGTTCCGTGGTCATGGGTGCAGTGTAATTCAGATAGACAGCCAAAGATAGTGTCAAT CCTTTTATCCAGCAAGAATTTAACAGGGAACATACCTTCAGATTTTACAAAATTGAGCGGTTTGGTCGAGTT ATGGCTTGATGGGAATTCCTTGACTGGTCCAATACCAGATTTTACCGGATGTGTGGACCTAAGGATCAT TCATCTTGAAAACAATCACTTGACGGGTGAGCTACCTTCATCTTTGATGAACCTACCAAACTTGAGGGAACT GTATGTGCAGAATAATATGTTAACTGGAAGAGTGCCATCAGGCCTTCTGAGTAAAAACTTGGCTTTGAA CTATGCTGGAAATATTAACCTTCATGAGGGGGGTGGAAGAGCAAAGCACCTTAGTACTATTATTGTTGGTTCGTCCGTTGGAGCTGCTTTTCTGCTTATATCTACGATTTTGTCTTGCATTATTTTGCGCAAGGGGAAGAAAAAACATGAACAAG AACAATTTCATCATCCTTTGCCTATTCAAGGTCAAAGAATTGCTTCTTCATTGAGTAACGCTCCCACTGAAGCTGCCAATTGCTTTACATTACCGGAGATAGAAGATGCTACAAacaattttgagaaaaaaattggtTCTGGAGGCTTTGGAGTTGTATACTATGGGAAAATGAAAGATGGGAAGGAAATTGCGGTAAAAGTTCTCACTAGTAATTCCTTCCAAGGAAAGAGGGAATTTACAAATGAG GTAAGTCTTCTTTCAAGGATACATCATAGGAACCTGGTACAATTTCTTGGATATTGTCAAGAAGATGGGAGAAGTATGCTTGTTTACGAGTTCATGCACAATGGAACTCTTAAAGAACATCTTTATG GCCCTTTAACACGGGAACGTGGTATCAGTTGGATAAAACGCCTTGAGATCGCAGAAGATGCTGCAAAAG GGATTGAATACCTTCACACAGGCTGTATTCCCGCCATTATACATAGGGATCTAAAAACTAGCAATATTCTTCTTGACAAGCACATGAGGGCAAAGGTTTCTGATTTTGGGCTTTCAAAGCTTGCCGTAGATGGAGCATCACATGTGTCAAGCATAGTTCGGGGAACTGTGGGGTACTTGGATCCTGA GTATTATATCTCCCAGCAATTAACGGATAAAAGCGATGTTTACAGCTTTGGTGTGATTCTTCTAGAACTGATGTCTGGTCAAGAAGCCATATCTAATGAAAGCTTTGGCGTTAATTGCCGAAACATTGTCCAATGG GCAAAGTTGCATATCGAGAGTGGGGACATTCAAGGAATCATTGATCCTTACCTCCGCAATGACTATGACATTCAATCAATGTGGAAGATAGCTGAGAAAGCTTTAAATTGCGTGCAACCTCACGGACATATGAGGCCATCGATATCGGAAGTTCTCAAGGAGATCCAAGATGCCATCCTAATTGAAAAGGAAAGTATGATGGTTAGAGAGGGTAACTCGGATGAAATGTCTAGGAACTCTGCCAATTCTTCGTATAACCCTGGTTCCTTGGATATGATTGGAACTGATAATTACCTGTCATTGGATGAGTCCATTGCACGGCCGGTTGCACGATAG
- the LOC108456579 gene encoding probable LRR receptor-like serine/threonine-protein kinase At1g67720 isoform X2, translating to MEMEKRLLFSLLLFSLLLLLDSSSAQMQGFVSLNCGGDGNFTDELGLSWSSDYFLNYGETASISVSNETRQQYMSLRHFPADSKKYCYKLNVVSRTRYLVRATFLYGNFDNNNVYPKFDISLGATHWSTIVISDANTIEKAELIFLATSPTISVCLSNATTGQPFISTLELRQFNGSIYYTPFEENFYLGVSARINFGADSEAPVRYPDDPFDRIWESDSLKRANYLVDVAAGTVKVSTNKSIYISSTEMPPEKVMQTAVVGTNGSLTYRLNLDGFPGFGWAFTYFAEIEDLAPDESRKFRLVLPGQPDLSKAVVNIQENAQGKYRVYEPGYPNISLPFVLSFRFGKTSDSSKGPLLNAIEINRYLEKNDGSVDGMVIANVVALYPSADWAQEGGDPCLPVPWSWVQCNSDRQPKIVSILLSSKNLTGNIPSDFTKLSGLVELWLDGNSLTGPIPDFTGCVDLRIIHLENNHLTGELPSSLMNLPNLRELYVQNNMLTGRVPSGLLSKNLALNYAGNINLHEGGGRAKHLSTIIVGSSVGAAFLLISTILSCIILRKGKKKHEQEQFHHPLPIQGQRIASSLSNAPTEAANCFTLPEIEDATNNFEKKIGSGGFGVVYYGKMKDGKEIAVKVLTSNSFQGKREFTNEVSLLSRIHHRNLVQFLGYCQEDGRSMLVYEFMHNGTLKEHLYGPLTRERGISWIKRLEIAEDAAKGIEYLHTGCIPAIIHRDLKTSNILLDKHMRAKVSDFGLSKLAVDGASHVSSIVRGTVGYLDPDFGVILLELMSGQEAISNESFGVNCRNIVQWAKLHIESGDIQGIIDPYLRNDYDIQSMWKIAEKALNCVQPHGHMRPSISEVLKEIQDAILIEKESMMVREGNSDEMSRNSANSSYNPGSLDMIGTDNYLSLDESIARPVAR from the exons ATGGAGATGGAGAAAAGGCTTCTCTTTTCACTTCTTTTATTCTCCCTGCTTCTTCTTTTGGATTCCTCTTCAGCTCAGATGCAAg GTTTTGTGAGTTTGAATTGCGGGGGTGATGGAAATTTCACTGATGAACTTGGCCTCTCGTGGTCTTCCGACTATTTTCTTAATTATGGAGAAACAGCTAGCATATCTGTTTCGAATGAGACAAGACAGCAGTATATGTCACTCAGGCATTTCCCTGCTGATTCAAAGAAGTACTGCTACAAGCTTAACGTTGTAAGCAGGACTAGGTATCTTGTAAGGGCAACTTTCTTGTATGGTAATTTTGACAACAACAATGTTTATCCAAAATTTGACATTTCCCTTGGGGCTACTCACTGGTCTACAATTGTTATATCGGATGCAAATACTATAGAGAAGGCAGAACTTATATTCCTGGCTACCAGTCCTACTATTAGTGTCTGTTTATCCAATGCTACAACTGGACAGCCATTCATATCTACATTAGAGCTTCGACAGTTCAATGGTTCAATCTACTACACGCCATTTGAAGAGAACTTTTACCTTGGTGTCTCTGCTAGAATCAACTTTGGTGCAGACAGTGAAGCTCCTGTTAG GTATCCTGATGATCCTTTTGATAGAATATGGGAATCAGATTCTTTGAAGAGAGCAAACTACCTTGTTGATGTTGCTGCTGGCACCGTTAAAGTCTCTACGAATAAGTCAATTTACATTAGCAGTACTGAAATGCCTCCTGAAAAAGTGATGCAGACTGCTGTAGTTGGTACAAATGGATCATTAACTTACCGCTTGAACTTAGATGGTTTTCCCGGTTTTGGCTGGGCGTTCACGTACTTTGCTGAAATTGAAGACTTGGCTCCAGATGAGTCCAGAAAATTTAGGCTGGTGCTACCAGGCCAACCTGATTTGAGCAAAGCTGTTGTTAATATCCAAGAAAATGCCCAAGGAAAATACCGTGTCTATGAACCAGGATATCCTAACATATCCCTTCCCTTTGTATTATCATTTAGATTTGGGAAGACATCTGATTCTTCCAAGGGGCCACTGTTGAATGCTATTGAGATAAACCGGTATCTGGAGAAAAATGATGGTTCTGTTGATG GAATGGTGATTGCTAATGTGGTCGCACTCTACCCATCAGCTGATTGGGCACAGGAAGGTGGTGACCCTTGCTTGCCTGTTCCGTGGTCATGGGTGCAGTGTAATTCAGATAGACAGCCAAAGATAGTGTCAAT CCTTTTATCCAGCAAGAATTTAACAGGGAACATACCTTCAGATTTTACAAAATTGAGCGGTTTGGTCGAGTT ATGGCTTGATGGGAATTCCTTGACTGGTCCAATACCAGATTTTACCGGATGTGTGGACCTAAGGATCAT TCATCTTGAAAACAATCACTTGACGGGTGAGCTACCTTCATCTTTGATGAACCTACCAAACTTGAGGGAACT GTATGTGCAGAATAATATGTTAACTGGAAGAGTGCCATCAGGCCTTCTGAGTAAAAACTTGGCTTTGAA CTATGCTGGAAATATTAACCTTCATGAGGGGGGTGGAAGAGCAAAGCACCTTAGTACTATTATTGTTGGTTCGTCCGTTGGAGCTGCTTTTCTGCTTATATCTACGATTTTGTCTTGCATTATTTTGCGCAAGGGGAAGAAAAAACATGAACAAG AACAATTTCATCATCCTTTGCCTATTCAAGGTCAAAGAATTGCTTCTTCATTGAGTAACGCTCCCACTGAAGCTGCCAATTGCTTTACATTACCGGAGATAGAAGATGCTACAAacaattttgagaaaaaaattggtTCTGGAGGCTTTGGAGTTGTATACTATGGGAAAATGAAAGATGGGAAGGAAATTGCGGTAAAAGTTCTCACTAGTAATTCCTTCCAAGGAAAGAGGGAATTTACAAATGAG GTAAGTCTTCTTTCAAGGATACATCATAGGAACCTGGTACAATTTCTTGGATATTGTCAAGAAGATGGGAGAAGTATGCTTGTTTACGAGTTCATGCACAATGGAACTCTTAAAGAACATCTTTATG GCCCTTTAACACGGGAACGTGGTATCAGTTGGATAAAACGCCTTGAGATCGCAGAAGATGCTGCAAAAG GGATTGAATACCTTCACACAGGCTGTATTCCCGCCATTATACATAGGGATCTAAAAACTAGCAATATTCTTCTTGACAAGCACATGAGGGCAAAGGTTTCTGATTTTGGGCTTTCAAAGCTTGCCGTAGATGGAGCATCACATGTGTCAAGCATAGTTCGGGGAACTGTGGGGTACTTGGATCCTGA CTTTGGTGTGATTCTTCTAGAACTGATGTCTGGTCAAGAAGCCATATCTAATGAAAGCTTTGGCGTTAATTGCCGAAACATTGTCCAATGG GCAAAGTTGCATATCGAGAGTGGGGACATTCAAGGAATCATTGATCCTTACCTCCGCAATGACTATGACATTCAATCAATGTGGAAGATAGCTGAGAAAGCTTTAAATTGCGTGCAACCTCACGGACATATGAGGCCATCGATATCGGAAGTTCTCAAGGAGATCCAAGATGCCATCCTAATTGAAAAGGAAAGTATGATGGTTAGAGAGGGTAACTCGGATGAAATGTCTAGGAACTCTGCCAATTCTTCGTATAACCCTGGTTCCTTGGATATGATTGGAACTGATAATTACCTGTCATTGGATGAGTCCATTGCACGGCCGGTTGCACGATAG
- the LOC108455526 gene encoding uncharacterized protein LOC108455526 has protein sequence MQIDFDIEGLSLIDVSSEDDCLLSQSSENGIKTRTVWFSLDLDNVEISSGFLEEAGELEQPPGSLEQDELRKNGKYNLRKSLTWDNAFFASAGFLEPEELSSMLGGSEKGEISRFPGIQEDVNRSFDSLTMLDTKILTLENSDADLFEDIRASIQKFNKISNTANSIGKKELETTYSESVSFSKKVAFITQDKMKQKAAPKRPNIGVKDTGKTMKQPLSKSGESTSSLHKLPMGLSQFAPISTTSTRRLSLDAKIVKMEKNAKSVTGRGTTVSKTRGLGGSRHIVPKSTLSAKSSSCFPDSSTAELRNYCTLLESSASVLSEGIGKSSLNLTKQKNDSRKVNPSSSGYTISNPSKIVAKGKNQAGNSKLSTFLKSSTKLSSSISPASSISVQSSESLSSTSAANQSPNIVRDRLRIGSHKGLTTNCDVHQDLDSPNHPTGQCLLEAGAEVTGALDERVNKASQETSGLLPPASLKPSSLQLPSPKIGFFDGVRSSGRSPNGNMLYHPGGTSDSPNIEAKSTSPSGSSNSAMIGKFQPVRILTAIKGPKVDVKQTSSLVRSRSSSSIQKPSNAPTKVPSASRNLKSSPGTSPKLQNKSSPRTDRGSYSKAQGIGSVETVVSQIVGV, from the exons ATGCAAATCGATTTTGATATCGAAGGTCTAAGCCTCATCGATGTTTCGTCCGAAGACGATTGCCTCCTCTCTCAATCCTCAG AGAACGGGATTAAAACCAGAACTGTTTGGTTTTCTTTGGATCTCGACAATGTAGAAATCTCATCAGGCTTTCTTGAAGAAGCTGGAGAGTTAGAGCAACCACCAGGTTCTTTGGAACAAGACGAGTTGAGAAAAAATGGAAAATATAATTTACGCAAAAGTTTAACATGGGATAATGCTTTCTTTGCTAGTGCAG GTTTTCTCGAACCGGAGGAGTTGTCTAGCATGTTGGGAGGCAGTGAGAAAGGTGAAATAAGTAGATTTCCCGGGATCCAAGAGGATGTAAACAGATCTTTTGATTCATTAACGATGTTGGATACTAaaattttgactttggaaaattctGATGCTGATTTGTTTGAGGATATAAGAGCTTCAATCCAGaaatttaacaaaatttccaACACAGCAAATTCCATTGGCAAAAAGGAGTTGGAAACAACATATTCTGAAAGTGTATCAT TTTCAAAGAAGGTAGCATTTATCACTCAAGATAAG ATGAAGCAGAAAGCAGCTCCAAAGAGGCCAAACATTGGTGTGAAAGATACTGGGAAAACAATGAAGCAG CCTCTTTCTAAAAGTGGAGAATCAACTTCTTCTCTTCATAAGCTGCCAATGGGACTAAGCCAGTTTGCTCCCATTTCCACAACATCAACCAGAAGGCTCTCCTTGGATGCTAAGATTGTTAAAATGGAAAAGAATGCAAAAAGTGTGACTG GTAGAGGCACCACTGTATCAAAGACTCGTGGTTTGGGTGGTTCAAGACATATTGTGCCTAAGTCTACCCTATCTGCCAAATCTTCTTCCTGCTTCCCAGACTCTAGCACAGCAGAGCTGAGAAATTATTGTACCTTGCTTGAAAGTAGTGCCAGTGTTTTATCTGAGGGAATTGGAAAGTCTTCCTTGAATTTGACTAAACAAAAAAACGACTCCAGAAAAGTTAACCCTTCTTCCTCTGGTTATACTATCAGTAACCCATCCAAAATTGTAGCAAAAGGTAAAAATCAAGCAGGAAATTCGAAGCTTTCCACTTTTTTGAAGTCTTCAACCAAGCTCTCTTCCAGTATATCTCCTGCTAGCTCTATCAGTGTACAGTCCTCAGAGTCACTATCATCAACCTCTGCTGCTAATCAAAGTCCTAACATTGTAAGAGATAGACTTCGTATTGGCTCCCACAAGGGACTCACTACAAATTGTGATGTCCACCAAGATCTGGATTCTCCGAACCATCCTACTGGCCAGTGCTTACTGGAAGCCGGGGCTGAGGTTACTGGTGCACTTGATGAAAGAGTAAATAAAGCTTCACAAGAAACTAGTGGGCTTCTTCCCCCTGCTTCGCTGAAACCCTCCAGCCTTCAATTGCCATCACCAAAAATTGGCTTCTTTGATGGG GTAAGATCATCAGGTCGTAGTCCAAATGGGAATATGTTGTATCATCCTGGTGGAACTAGTGACTCGCCTAATATTGAAGCAAAAAGCACTAGTCCTAGTGGAAGCTCAAACAGTGCAATGATTGGAAAGTTTCAACCTGTTAGAATCCTCACTGCAATCAAGGGCCCCAAAGTTGATGTTAAGCAAACTTCCTCCCTTGTAAGATCTAGATCTTCCTCGTCAATTCAAAAACCTTCAAATGCTCCAACAAAGGTACCAAGTGCTTCAAGAAACCTCAAAAGCAGCCCTGGCACATCTCCAAAACTTCAGAATAAATCCTCTCCTAGAACTGATAGAGGAAGTTACTCAAAGGCTCAGGGAATTGGTTCTGTTGAAACAGTAGTAAGCCAAATAGTGGGTGTGTGA